The following are encoded together in the Bradyrhizobium genosp. L genome:
- a CDS encoding GntR family transcriptional regulator, giving the protein MVRRKRALDVVRPDEDAAPGRRNRINFFELAYQRIEDLLVNCKLRPGQSLTVQELQDVTGFGRTPVHNAVNTLAADTLIIIRPRHGLQIAPIDLARERRLLALRRDLERFVIRLAAEHASLSHRNQALHIERAMTEKRATLSLDAFNSLDRRIDGLILAAAGEPFLAHTLRPLHTLYRRIGFIHHSCMPGQADLSGTIDSHLAILNAVANRHVDRAMAASDALIDYMDAMFEGMEAGIDPRLLDCSIEPLLGA; this is encoded by the coding sequence ATGGTACGGCGCAAACGCGCGCTTGACGTCGTACGTCCCGACGAGGACGCGGCCCCCGGCCGGCGCAACCGCATCAATTTTTTCGAGCTCGCCTATCAGCGGATCGAGGATCTGCTGGTCAATTGTAAGCTGCGGCCCGGCCAGTCCCTCACCGTGCAGGAATTGCAGGACGTCACCGGCTTCGGCCGCACGCCGGTGCACAACGCCGTCAACACACTCGCGGCCGACACGCTGATCATCATCCGTCCGCGCCACGGCCTGCAGATCGCGCCGATCGACCTCGCGCGCGAACGGCGGCTACTGGCGCTGCGGCGCGACCTCGAGCGTTTCGTCATCCGCCTCGCGGCCGAGCACGCCAGCCTCTCGCATCGCAATCAGGCGCTGCATATCGAGCGCGCCATGACGGAGAAGCGCGCGACGCTTTCGCTCGACGCATTCAACAGCCTCGATCGCCGCATCGACGGCCTGATCCTGGCCGCCGCCGGCGAGCCGTTTCTCGCCCACACGCTGCGGCCGCTGCACACGCTCTACCGCCGCATCGGCTTCATCCATCACAGCTGCATGCCCGGGCAGGCCGACCTGTCCGGCACCATCGACAGCCATCTCGCTATTCTGAATGCGGTGGCCAACCGCCACGTCGACCGCGCGATGGCCGCGAGCGACGCGCTGATCGACTACATGGACGCGATGTTCGAGGGCATGGAGGCCGGCATCGATCCGCGCCTGCTCGATTGCAGCATCGAGCCGCTGCTCGGCGCATAG
- a CDS encoding MFS transporter — protein sequence MSTMAVPQQAAIEGAVRHLVTNYSPKGNKVGWLMMASILVEAWDLYSIAFVLIFIKEQYNPDPLMLGLAAAGTQGGALIGALLGGWLSDKIGRRVMFISTMIMFIVLALAQAFVPNVTWLIVIRFLLGIPLGSDISTGYTYIMESMAKGEREVMGNRWQFMFAVGEVLTIGVIILFLLTNMQHETLWRVTLGLGALPALIILIMRHDVPETAVWLVQRGRFREAKQVARHMYNDDLKMLPDQDVVMPRPSTSAFIADLRKDPIRWRATLYGWIACFAQGSEFSTFAFYLPVLFAMVGVSSVLGNNLVTMALFAFAAVSGWVGPLLTPKIGHRGISIAGFGIVLVSLLVAAGALYTGQKYILPFAAAAMLWGHYWDASNCMTIPTMVARPQYRGTASGFAYMFVKLPSFLAIFLFPSLFEAIGQANATLLVAIFPLIGLLAAIFILPEVYGYEQD from the coding sequence ATGTCAACAATGGCAGTTCCGCAGCAGGCGGCGATCGAGGGCGCGGTTCGCCACCTCGTCACCAATTACAGCCCGAAGGGCAACAAGGTCGGCTGGCTGATGATGGCCTCGATCCTGGTCGAGGCCTGGGACCTCTACTCGATCGCCTTCGTGCTGATCTTCATCAAGGAGCAGTACAATCCCGATCCGCTGATGCTCGGGCTCGCCGCCGCCGGCACCCAGGGCGGCGCACTGATCGGGGCGCTGCTCGGCGGCTGGCTGTCCGACAAGATCGGCCGCCGCGTGATGTTCATCTCGACCATGATCATGTTCATCGTGCTGGCGCTGGCGCAGGCCTTCGTGCCCAACGTGACCTGGCTGATCGTGATCCGGTTCCTGCTCGGCATCCCGCTCGGCAGCGATATCTCGACCGGCTACACCTACATCATGGAATCCATGGCCAAGGGCGAGCGCGAAGTCATGGGCAATCGCTGGCAGTTCATGTTCGCGGTCGGCGAGGTGCTGACGATCGGCGTCATCATCCTGTTCCTGCTCACCAACATGCAGCACGAGACGCTGTGGCGGGTCACGCTCGGCCTCGGCGCCCTGCCCGCGCTGATCATCCTCATCATGCGCCACGACGTGCCGGAGACCGCGGTGTGGCTGGTGCAGCGCGGCCGGTTCCGCGAGGCCAAGCAGGTGGCGCGGCACATGTACAACGACGATCTCAAGATGCTGCCGGACCAGGACGTCGTGATGCCGCGACCGAGCACGTCGGCCTTCATCGCCGACCTGCGCAAGGATCCGATCCGCTGGCGCGCCACGTTGTACGGCTGGATCGCCTGCTTTGCACAGGGCAGCGAGTTCTCCACCTTCGCCTTCTACCTGCCGGTGCTGTTCGCGATGGTGGGCGTCTCCAGCGTGCTCGGCAACAACCTCGTGACCATGGCGCTGTTCGCCTTTGCCGCGGTCTCGGGCTGGGTCGGACCGCTGCTGACGCCGAAGATCGGCCACCGCGGCATCAGCATCGCCGGCTTCGGCATCGTGCTGGTCTCGCTGTTGGTCGCGGCGGGTGCGCTCTACACCGGCCAGAAATACATCCTGCCGTTCGCGGCGGCCGCCATGCTGTGGGGCCATTATTGGGACGCCTCGAACTGCATGACGATCCCGACCATGGTGGCGCGGCCGCAATATCGCGGCACGGCGTCGGGCTTTGCCTACATGTTCGTGAAGCTGCCGTCGTTCCTGGCGATCTTCTTGTTTCCGTCGCTGTTCGAGGCGATCGGCCAGGCCAATGCGACGCTGCTGGTTGCGATCTTCCCGCTGATCGGGCTGCTCGCAGCGATCTTCATCCTGCCGGAGGTCTACGGCTACGAGCAGGACTAG
- a CDS encoding tetratricopeptide repeat protein, translating to MRTFRRTILAFALGAIPVAGPGFGFDGAPVNPQDTALPIVSPQPSAAALKRTAVPVAPAETISNSSVMSLAEAGHPVAQWKLGKMYAEGDGVAQDDVRAFEYFSRIANAHAEDSPSAPQASIVANAFVALGRYYLAGIPNSKIKADTERAREMFSYAASYFGNADAQYDLARLYLKTPDASRDDFRYGARWLGLAAQKGQHQAQALLGQMLFNGDRLPPQRARGLMWLTLARDSATPDENWIKENYNRAVAKASEDDKAMALQMLEHWVQGRRD from the coding sequence ATGCGGACGTTTAGGCGTACCATATTGGCGTTTGCGTTAGGGGCCATTCCGGTGGCGGGCCCCGGATTCGGATTCGACGGAGCCCCGGTCAACCCGCAGGACACCGCGCTTCCGATCGTCTCGCCGCAGCCGAGCGCAGCCGCCCTGAAGCGGACCGCGGTCCCGGTCGCCCCGGCCGAGACCATCAGCAATTCCAGCGTGATGTCGCTGGCCGAAGCCGGCCACCCGGTGGCGCAGTGGAAGCTCGGCAAGATGTACGCCGAGGGCGACGGCGTCGCCCAGGACGATGTCCGCGCGTTCGAATATTTCAGCCGCATCGCCAATGCGCATGCGGAGGATTCCCCGTCGGCGCCGCAGGCCTCGATCGTGGCCAACGCCTTCGTGGCGCTCGGCCGCTATTATCTGGCCGGCATCCCCAATTCCAAGATCAAGGCGGACACCGAGCGGGCGCGGGAGATGTTCTCCTATGCCGCGTCCTATTTCGGCAATGCCGACGCCCAGTACGACCTCGCCCGGCTGTACCTGAAGACGCCGGACGCCTCGCGCGACGATTTCCGTTACGGCGCCCGCTGGCTCGGCCTTGCCGCCCAGAAGGGCCAGCACCAGGCCCAGGCGCTGCTCGGCCAGATGCTGTTCAACGGCGACCGCCTGCCGCCGCAGCGGGCGCGTGGCCTGATGTGGCTGACCCTGGCGCGCGACAGCGCCACGCCCGACGAGAACTGGATCAAGGAAAACTACAACCGGGCCGTCGCCAAGGCGTCCGAGGACGACAAGGCGATGGCGCTGCAGATGCTCGAGCACTGGGTGCAGGGGCGTCGGGACTAA
- the ilvD gene encoding dihydroxy-acid dehydratase, whose translation MDAKTNIKGRLPSRHVTEGPARAPHRSYLYAMGLTTAQIHQPFVGVASCWNEAAPCNISLMRQAQAVKKGVASAGGTPREFCTITVTDGIAMGHDGMRSSLPSRECIADSVELTVRGHAYDALVGLAGCDKSLPGMMMAMVRLNVPSIFIYGGSILPGNFRGQPVTVQDMFEAVGKHSVGAMSDEDLDEIERVACPSAGACGAQFTANTMATVSEAIGLALPYSAGAPAPYEIRDAFCAAAGEKVMELIEKNIRPRDIVTREALENAAAVVAASGGSTNAALHLPAIAHECGIKFDLFDVAEIFKKTPYVADLKPGGRYVAKDMFEVGGIPLLMKTLLDNGHLHGNCLTVTGRTIAENLKSVKWNPHQDVVRPADNPITVTGGVVGLKGNLAPEGAIVKVAGMSNLKFTGPARCFDCEEDAFEAVQKRTYREGDVIVIRYEGPKGGPGMREMLSTTAALTGQGMGGKVALITDGRFSGATRGFCIGHIGPEAAVGGPIALLQDGDIIEIDADDGTLDVKLSDAELANRKTKWAPRATNHTSGALWKYAEQVGPAVDGAVTHPGGAYEKQCYADV comes from the coding sequence ATGGACGCCAAGACGAACATCAAGGGCAGGCTGCCGAGCCGTCATGTGACGGAAGGCCCCGCGCGCGCGCCGCACCGCTCCTATCTCTATGCCATGGGGCTGACGACAGCCCAGATCCATCAACCGTTTGTCGGCGTTGCTTCATGCTGGAATGAAGCGGCTCCATGCAACATCTCGCTGATGCGCCAGGCGCAGGCGGTGAAGAAGGGCGTCGCCTCGGCCGGCGGTACGCCGCGCGAGTTCTGCACCATCACCGTCACCGACGGCATCGCCATGGGCCATGACGGCATGCGCTCGTCGCTGCCGTCGCGCGAATGCATCGCCGATTCGGTCGAGCTGACGGTCCGCGGCCACGCCTATGACGCGCTGGTCGGGCTGGCCGGCTGCGACAAGTCGCTGCCGGGCATGATGATGGCGATGGTTCGGCTCAACGTGCCCTCGATCTTCATCTACGGCGGCTCGATCCTGCCGGGCAATTTCCGGGGACAGCCGGTCACCGTGCAGGACATGTTCGAGGCGGTCGGCAAGCACTCGGTCGGCGCGATGTCGGACGAGGACCTCGACGAGATCGAGCGGGTGGCGTGTCCCTCGGCCGGCGCCTGCGGCGCCCAGTTCACCGCCAACACCATGGCGACCGTCTCCGAGGCGATCGGCCTCGCGCTCCCGTATTCTGCCGGGGCTCCGGCGCCTTACGAGATCCGCGACGCCTTCTGTGCCGCCGCCGGCGAGAAGGTGATGGAGCTGATCGAGAAGAACATCAGGCCGCGTGACATCGTTACCCGCGAAGCCCTTGAAAATGCTGCGGCCGTGGTTGCAGCCTCAGGTGGTTCGACCAATGCTGCACTGCACCTGCCGGCGATCGCGCATGAGTGCGGAATCAAGTTCGATTTGTTCGACGTTGCGGAAATCTTCAAAAAGACTCCTTACGTCGCGGATTTGAAGCCGGGCGGCCGTTATGTTGCCAAAGACATGTTTGAAGTAGGTGGCATACCGCTGTTGATGAAGACGCTGCTCGACAATGGCCACCTGCACGGGAATTGCCTCACCGTTACGGGCCGAACGATCGCCGAAAACCTCAAAAGCGTGAAATGGAATCCGCACCAGGATGTGGTGCGGCCCGCCGACAATCCGATCACCGTCACAGGTGGCGTTGTCGGATTGAAGGGTAATCTCGCTCCGGAGGGTGCGATCGTGAAGGTCGCGGGTATGTCCAACCTGAAGTTCACCGGTCCGGCCCGGTGCTTCGACTGCGAGGAGGACGCCTTCGAGGCGGTCCAGAAGCGCACCTACCGGGAAGGCGACGTCATCGTGATCCGCTACGAGGGCCCCAAGGGCGGCCCCGGCATGCGGGAGATGCTGTCGACCACGGCGGCGCTGACCGGGCAGGGCATGGGCGGCAAGGTCGCCCTGATCACCGACGGCCGGTTCTCCGGCGCCACCCGCGGCTTCTGCATCGGCCATATCGGGCCGGAAGCGGCGGTCGGCGGGCCGATCGCCCTGTTGCAGGACGGCGACATCATCGAGATCGACGCGGATGACGGCACGCTTGACGTAAAATTGAGCGACGCCGAGCTCGCAAATCGTAAGACCAAATGGGCCCCTCGCGCGACCAACCATACATCTGGTGCGCTGTGGAAGTACGCCGAGCAAGTGGGGCCGGCGGTGGATGGTGCTGTCACCCATCCGGGTGGCGCGTACGAGAAACAGTGTTATGCGGACGTTTAG
- a CDS encoding SMP-30/gluconolactonase/LRE family protein: protein MSLQLKTVLDGGRYFEGPRWHDGRLWFVDCMARTLLSIGPAGDLQQHAAVTDDTPCGLGVLPDGDIVVLTMFRKRLLRFADGKLSLYADLSQLATGTIDDVIIDGQGRAYVGDLGFDLPPPEGRGAVGRIILVEPDGRGRVVADGLRFPNGIAVSSDHRRLVVAEMDGADLADYDIAPDGSLSLRGRFGRISEPDGICLDRDGAVWVASFTEDAFIRTGRDGKELARISVPGRRALACALGGEERKTLFCLSAETSYEDLRKGKSISRIDVIEVGTAGDGYP from the coding sequence ATGTCGCTGCAACTGAAGACTGTGCTCGACGGCGGGCGGTATTTCGAGGGCCCGCGCTGGCACGATGGACGGCTGTGGTTCGTCGACTGCATGGCGCGGACCCTGCTCAGCATCGGCCCGGCGGGTGACCTGCAGCAGCACGCGGCCGTGACCGATGACACCCCTTGCGGCCTCGGCGTGCTGCCCGACGGCGACATCGTCGTGCTGACGATGTTCAGGAAGCGGCTGCTGCGTTTCGCGGACGGCAAGCTCTCGCTCTACGCCGATCTCTCGCAACTGGCCACTGGTACGATCGACGACGTGATCATCGACGGGCAAGGGCGTGCCTATGTCGGCGATCTCGGCTTCGACCTGCCGCCGCCCGAGGGGCGCGGCGCGGTCGGCCGGATCATCCTGGTCGAGCCCGACGGCCGCGGGCGCGTCGTCGCCGACGGCCTGCGCTTTCCCAACGGCATCGCGGTCTCGTCCGATCACCGCCGGCTTGTGGTCGCCGAGATGGACGGTGCCGATCTCGCCGACTACGACATTGCGCCCGATGGCAGCCTCAGCCTGCGCGGCCGGTTCGGCCGCATCAGCGAACCCGACGGCATCTGCCTCGACCGCGACGGCGCGGTCTGGGTCGCCTCCTTCACCGAGGACGCCTTCATCCGGACCGGCCGCGACGGCAAGGAGCTTGCGCGCATCAGCGTGCCCGGCCGTCGCGCACTGGCCTGCGCGCTCGGCGGCGAGGAGCGGAAGACGCTGTTCTGCCTGAGTGCCGAGACCTCGTATGAGGACCTGCGCAAGGGTAAGTCGATCTCGCGGATCGATGTGATCGAGGTCGGGACGGCCGGCGACGGGTATCCGTGA
- a CDS encoding transglycosylase SLT domain-containing protein, whose amino-acid sequence MNRCLRPLACFATVAALALLPVKATAKPHHQHAAKSAHGAEKKGGKAVREATSSKRRHAKSAAGNGKSAAGNKNEAGKEKSERKSAKAKSDKSKSTESKAAPEKPAGPELSGDLAAVRDAILAARKGRTSEATEIQGTISDPVGRKLVEWYLLRHAESDANFGRYAAFISANPDWPSITMLRRRAEARMWQQRSDAATVHGFTLDQPLSAKGKFALARVLLAEGDRDRATRLVREAWRSEDLSERTESDAYDAFKDLLTRDDHRARMDKRIGARDLAGARRAAKLLGSDELAIVKACGSKTQKAFDNVPDDARRDLGYTLCRMQWLLAQNKIDDAARVTIAAAPETMNQQDTDQWWRERRILSRKLLDQGKFQTAYDVIRPAALPDNPYYRSDLHFMLGWIALRYLDDARTAAAHFARIDEGQSNPTVLSRAAYWRGRAAEALGNTSAMRADYQAAARYPTAYYGQLALAKLGRDAIDLHAPSPAALTTNAAADERVRAADMLYAIGEPDVVLYFASDLAEESSDVGMLEALGELTSRRNDPRAMLQIGKIALARGLAFDHYAFPIIGIPAHTPIAPDIGRSMTYSIARTESAFDQRDKSAAKAVGLMQVTPEAGRDTAKRFKVSYDWDKLVSDPVYNTQMGAAELSALLSEYRGCHIMTFAGYNAGRGRVRDWVKAYGDPRDPNVDAVDWVERIPISETRNYVQRVMENFAVYRARFEDAGTAMAKNSERVGTQESNAAPAALPPQ is encoded by the coding sequence ATGAACCGTTGCCTACGTCCGCTGGCGTGCTTCGCCACCGTCGCCGCGCTCGCGCTGCTTCCGGTTAAGGCGACCGCCAAGCCGCATCACCAGCACGCAGCAAAAAGCGCGCATGGCGCGGAGAAGAAAGGCGGCAAGGCCGTGCGCGAGGCCACGTCGAGCAAGCGCCGCCATGCCAAGAGCGCCGCAGGCAACGGCAAGAGCGCCGCAGGCAACAAGAACGAAGCGGGCAAAGAAAAGTCCGAGCGAAAGTCCGCCAAGGCGAAATCCGATAAATCCAAATCCACTGAGAGCAAGGCCGCGCCGGAGAAACCTGCCGGTCCGGAATTGTCGGGTGATCTCGCCGCGGTCAGGGATGCCATCCTCGCCGCGCGCAAGGGCCGGACCAGCGAGGCGACCGAGATCCAGGGCACCATCTCCGACCCGGTCGGCCGCAAGCTCGTCGAATGGTACCTGCTCCGCCACGCCGAGTCGGATGCGAATTTTGGCCGCTACGCCGCGTTCATCTCGGCCAATCCGGACTGGCCGAGCATCACGATGCTGCGGCGGCGGGCCGAGGCGCGGATGTGGCAGCAGCGCAGCGATGCGGCCACCGTGCACGGCTTCACGCTCGATCAGCCGCTCAGCGCCAAGGGCAAGTTCGCGCTGGCCCGCGTGCTGCTGGCCGAGGGCGACCGCGATCGCGCGACCCGGCTGGTGCGCGAGGCCTGGCGTTCGGAAGACCTGTCCGAGCGCACCGAGAGTGACGCCTATGATGCCTTCAAGGACCTGCTGACCCGCGACGACCATCGCGCGCGCATGGACAAGCGGATCGGCGCCAGGGATCTCGCCGGCGCACGGCGCGCCGCCAAGCTGCTCGGCAGCGATGAGCTTGCGATCGTCAAGGCCTGCGGCAGCAAGACCCAGAAGGCGTTCGACAACGTCCCGGACGACGCCCGCCGCGATCTCGGCTACACGCTGTGCCGCATGCAATGGCTGCTGGCACAGAACAAGATCGACGATGCCGCCCGCGTCACCATCGCGGCTGCGCCGGAGACGATGAACCAGCAGGACACCGACCAATGGTGGCGCGAGCGGCGCATCCTGTCGCGCAAGCTGCTCGACCAGGGCAAGTTCCAGACCGCCTATGACGTGATCCGGCCCGCGGCGCTGCCCGACAATCCCTATTACCGTTCCGACCTGCACTTCATGCTGGGCTGGATCGCGCTGCGCTATCTCGACGACGCCAGGACCGCGGCAGCGCATTTCGCGCGGATCGACGAGGGCCAGAGCAATCCGACCGTGCTGTCGCGCGCCGCCTATTGGCGCGGCCGCGCCGCCGAGGCGCTCGGCAACACGTCGGCGATGCGGGCCGACTACCAGGCCGCCGCGCGCTATCCGACCGCCTATTACGGTCAGCTCGCACTCGCAAAACTCGGGCGCGACGCGATCGACCTGCATGCGCCCTCACCGGCCGCGCTGACCACGAACGCAGCGGCCGACGAACGGGTGCGCGCGGCCGACATGCTCTACGCCATCGGCGAGCCCGATGTCGTGCTCTACTTCGCATCCGACCTCGCCGAGGAAAGCTCCGACGTCGGCATGCTCGAGGCGCTCGGCGAGCTCACCAGCCGCCGCAACGACCCCCGCGCCATGCTGCAGATCGGCAAGATCGCGCTCGCGCGCGGCCTGGCATTCGACCACTACGCCTTCCCGATCATCGGCATCCCCGCGCACACCCCGATCGCCCCGGATATCGGGCGCAGCATGACCTATTCGATCGCGCGGACCGAGAGCGCCTTCGACCAGCGCGACAAATCGGCGGCCAAGGCGGTTGGGCTGATGCAGGTAACGCCGGAAGCCGGCCGCGACACCGCCAAGCGCTTCAAGGTCAGCTATGACTGGGACAAATTGGTCTCCGATCCCGTCTACAACACCCAGATGGGCGCCGCCGAGCTCAGCGCGCTGCTGTCGGAATATCGAGGCTGCCACATCATGACGTTCGCCGGCTACAACGCCGGGCGCGGCCGCGTCCGCGACTGGGTCAAGGCCTATGGCGATCCGCGCGATCCCAATGTCGATGCGGTCGACTGGGTGGAACGGATCCCGATCTCGGAGACCCGCAACTACGTGCAGCGCGTGATGGAGAATTTTGCGGTCTACCGTGCCAGGTTCGAGGACGCCGGCACGGCGATGGCGAAGAACAGCGAGCGCGTCGGCACGCAGGAGAGCAACGCGGCGCCGGCGGCACTGCCGCCGCAGTAA
- a CDS encoding tripartite tricarboxylate transporter substrate binding protein BugD, translated as MRKLALAVLAIFALTTARAAETYPSHPITIIVPFAAGGPSDAMARILGERMKQSLGEVLLIENVTGAGGSIGVGRAVRSAPDGYTISFGHLGTHVANGAIYKLGYDLVEDLEPVVLLPSNPMIIVSKNAVPAKSLKELLAWLKSRPQPPTAGTAGAGSGSHIAGLYFESVTGIKLQYVPYRGTGPALNDLVAGQIDIIVDQTSNSINQVRAGNIRAYAVTDSKRVENAPDIPTADEAGLPGFHMTLWSGLWVPKGTPKEIVAKLNAAAVDALNDPAVQKQLENLGLQMPPKDQLTPEALGTWQKAEIAKWWPMIKSANVKVE; from the coding sequence ATGCGGAAGCTTGCACTGGCCGTATTGGCGATATTCGCGCTCACGACGGCGCGGGCAGCCGAAACCTATCCCTCCCATCCCATCACCATCATCGTGCCGTTCGCCGCCGGCGGGCCCTCGGACGCGATGGCGCGGATTCTCGGCGAGCGCATGAAGCAGTCGCTCGGCGAGGTGCTGCTGATCGAGAACGTGACGGGGGCGGGCGGCTCGATCGGCGTCGGCCGCGCGGTGCGTTCGGCGCCGGATGGTTACACCATTTCGTTCGGTCATCTCGGCACCCATGTCGCCAACGGCGCGATCTACAAGCTCGGCTACGACCTGGTCGAGGATCTCGAGCCGGTGGTGCTGCTGCCGAGCAATCCGATGATCATCGTCAGCAAGAACGCGGTGCCGGCGAAATCGCTGAAGGAGCTTCTGGCCTGGCTGAAATCGCGGCCGCAGCCGCCGACCGCGGGCACCGCCGGCGCCGGAAGCGGCAGCCACATCGCCGGGCTGTATTTCGAGAGCGTGACCGGCATCAAGCTGCAATACGTGCCGTATCGCGGCACGGGTCCGGCGCTGAACGATCTCGTCGCCGGACAGATCGACATCATCGTCGACCAGACCTCGAACTCGATCAATCAGGTCCGCGCCGGCAACATCCGCGCCTATGCCGTCACCGATTCCAAGCGCGTCGAGAACGCCCCTGACATCCCGACTGCCGACGAGGCCGGCCTGCCGGGCTTCCACATGACGCTGTGGTCGGGCCTCTGGGTGCCCAAAGGCACGCCGAAGGAGATCGTGGCAAAGCTCAATGCTGCGGCTGTCGATGCGCTGAACGATCCGGCGGTGCAGAAGCAGCTTGAAAATCTGGGCTTGCAGATGCCGCCGAAGGACCAGCTGACGCCGGAGGCGCTCGGCACCTGGCAAAAGGCGGAAATCGCCAAATGGTGGCCGATGATCAAGTCCGCCAATGTGAAGGTGGAGTGA
- a CDS encoding threonine synthase translates to MKDNDNLTIERPTFVTHLECAMEGDHYPADQVHNLSKAGKPLLVRYDLAGVKKALTKQALAERPADMWRYRELLPVRHCKDIVSLGEVTTPLIRLPKLSHKLGGGEIIVKDEGRLPTASFKARGLVMAVSMGKALGIKHMAMPTNGNAGAALAAYATSCGIKTTIFCPADTPEVNVSEIELQGATVYRVNGYIDDCGKIVGEGKAKVGWFDTSTLKEPYRIEGKKTMGLELAEQLGWEVPDVIFYPTGGGTGLIGMWKAFDELEQIGFIGSKRPRMVAVQASGCAPMVRAYEAGTEHATRWEDAHTIASGIRVPQAIGDFLILRAVRESKGFAIAVDDDRISAALNEVAREEGLLLCPEGAATYAAYKESLADGRVTKSDRVMLFNCASGLKYPLPKVDRTLDRHKPIDFSQF, encoded by the coding sequence GTGAAAGACAACGACAACCTCACCATCGAACGCCCGACCTTCGTCACGCATCTCGAATGCGCGATGGAGGGCGATCATTATCCGGCCGACCAGGTGCACAACCTCTCCAAGGCCGGCAAGCCGCTGTTGGTGCGCTACGATCTCGCCGGCGTGAAGAAGGCGCTGACCAAGCAGGCGCTGGCCGAACGCCCCGCCGACATGTGGCGCTACCGCGAGCTGCTGCCGGTGCGCCACTGCAAGGACATCGTCTCGCTCGGCGAGGTCACGACGCCGCTGATCCGGCTGCCGAAGCTGTCGCACAAGCTCGGCGGCGGCGAGATCATCGTGAAGGACGAGGGGCGGCTGCCGACCGCGTCATTCAAGGCGCGCGGCCTGGTCATGGCGGTGTCGATGGGCAAGGCGCTCGGCATCAAGCACATGGCGATGCCGACCAACGGCAATGCCGGCGCGGCGCTGGCGGCCTACGCGACGTCCTGCGGCATCAAGACCACGATCTTCTGCCCGGCCGATACGCCTGAAGTGAATGTCAGCGAGATCGAGCTGCAGGGCGCCACCGTCTATCGCGTCAACGGCTATATCGACGATTGCGGCAAGATCGTCGGCGAGGGCAAGGCCAAGGTCGGCTGGTTCGACACCTCGACGTTGAAGGAGCCGTACCGGATCGAAGGCAAGAAGACGATGGGCCTCGAGCTCGCCGAGCAGCTCGGCTGGGAGGTGCCCGACGTGATCTTCTATCCGACCGGCGGCGGCACCGGCCTGATCGGAATGTGGAAGGCGTTCGACGAGCTGGAGCAGATCGGCTTCATCGGTTCGAAGCGCCCGCGCATGGTGGCCGTGCAGGCCTCCGGCTGCGCACCGATGGTGCGGGCCTATGAGGCCGGCACCGAGCATGCGACGCGCTGGGAGGACGCCCACACCATCGCCTCCGGCATCCGCGTGCCGCAGGCGATCGGCGATTTCCTGATCCTGCGTGCGGTGCGCGAGAGCAAGGGCTTTGCGATCGCCGTCGACGACGACAGGATTTCGGCGGCGCTCAACGAGGTCGCGCGCGAGGAGGGCCTGCTGCTGTGCCCCGAGGGCGCCGCGACCTACGCCGCCTACAAGGAGAGCCTTGCCGACGGGCGGGTCACCAAGAGCGACCGCGTGATGCTGTTCAACTGCGCCAGCGGCCTGAAATATCCGCTGCCGAAGGTCGACCGCACGCTCGATCGGCACAAGCCGATCGATTTCTCGCAGTTCTGA